CCTTTTCCTTTTTGGCCTTGGCCGCGTTGACCGCGCTGGCCTTCCGCGCCGTCGCGCGAGCGGCGGAACGAGCGGTCCAGCAGCTGCTGCTGGCGGCGCGACATTTCGCGGAGATCGTTCATCATCCGGGCGCCCTTTTGCGCCTCGCCGCCCTGCGGGCGGGAGGCGAGCCCGCGCTGCAGCCCCTGCAGCATGCGCTGCAGTTCGGCGAGCAGTTCCCGGGCCGCGTCCATCTGGCCCATGCGCATCAGTTCGCGCGCTTCCTCCAGCATGCGGTAGAGGTCGGCGGAATCGACCATCTGCATGGTTTCGGGATCGAACGGCACCGGCTCGGCGTCGCCTTCGGCCATGTCCCGGGCCAGCGCCTCGAACAGCTTGTCGAGCGCGCGCTTGATCTCGTCGAGCAGGCGCTCGGCTTCCGGCGTCAGGCCCTGGCCCTCGCGCAGCGCGCGCGCGAGCCGTTCCTGCAGGTCGCGCAAATCGCGCCCGGCGGCGACGAACTTGCCGTCCTCGACCCGGAGCGCCGTTTCCCACAGGATCCTTCGCACCGTGTCGACGGCGCCCGGCGTGCCGTCGTGCACCAGCCGGCCGATGGCCATGCGCAGCGCGAGATACACCACCGTGTCGTGGGCGAAGTGGGCCGGGCGGCCGGAAATCCGCTCCAGCTCCATCACCACGTCCTCGATGGTCGACGGCGACGGGTCGAGCAGGCGCTTGCGCTGCTCGGCCAGCGCGCGCGCGACCGGATGGTTGAAGAAGCGCTCGGGCAGCACCGCGGGAACGGCGTCGCTGACGCCGGTCTGGCCGCGCGCGTCGGTCGCCTCGAGCCGCACGGTCACCGGCGTTCCCGCCCACGGGTGCGCGCTCAAATCGTGCAGGCTGGTGCCCTTGACGGTTATTTTCGGTTCGGCGACCGCGTCGTTCGACGCGCGCGTGGCCGGACCTATTTGGAGGGGTATGCGGATTTCGTCCTCGTCCTTGGTTTCGGCTCTTCTGACGATCGCGTGCGCGGCACTGAGGCCGTAATCGTCGCTCGCCTCGAAATCGATCCTGAGGCGCGCGCCGAACGCGGCCGACGGCGCGGCGGTGAACACGATCTCGGGCGGCGCGTCGGGAATCACGCGGATCGGCCAGCGCCATAGTTCGAGCCGGCCCTTGGCGACGACGATGGCGTCGCCCGCCTCGATCGCGGTTTCGGCCCGCGAACTCGGCTTGGCGCCGGGTTGGACGTCGATCGAGGCGATGGGCGCGAAGGGGCGCTTCGCGCCGCCGACGGCAAGTTCGAGTCCGTCGCCCAGGCCCGTCGCCTGGACCAGGACCGCGCTGCCGGCGGGTACCGCCGGAGCCGATCCGTCCCATTCGCGCGTGAGGAAAATCGGCGCACG
The genomic region above belongs to Rhodospirillales bacterium and contains:
- a CDS encoding TIGR02302 family protein encodes the protein MRAEDSAPESAPDSPARRFSTLVALARWVVSWEGLWPALWPAAALAAAFLGLAGTDTLPLLPEWAHGLLLVGVAALLAGLLRRAFVAARLASESAGRARIERDSRLAHRPLTAVADRLAAGRDDPAAQILWAAHQARAGREMAQGLSLKAPAPGVAARDRWALRAAALLALAVGLLAGHDDYGRRLGRALSPGIAATDPAALALEAWITPPAYTRRAPIFLTREWDGSAPAVPAGSAVLVQATGLGDGLELAVGGAKRPFAPIASIDVQPGAKPSSRAETAIEAGDAIVVAKGRLELWRWPIRVIPDAPPEIVFTAAPSAAFGARLRIDFEASDDYGLSAAHAIVRRAETKDEDEIRIPLQIGPATRASNDAVAEPKITVKGTSLHDLSAHPWAGTPVTVRLEATDARGQTGVSDAVPAVLPERFFNHPVARALAEQRKRLLDPSPSTIEDVVMELERISGRPAHFAHDTVVYLALRMAIGRLVHDGTPGAVDTVRRILWETALRVEDGKFVAAGRDLRDLQERLARALREGQGLTPEAERLLDEIKRALDKLFEALARDMAEGDAEPVPFDPETMQMVDSADLYRMLEEARELMRMGQMDAARELLAELQRMLQGLQRGLASRPQGGEAQKGARMMNDLREMSRRQQQLLDRSFRRSRDGAEGQRGQRGQGQKGKGQAGKGQPGDGSAEGDARADARAQNALRRMLGEMMRQMDSMLGRIPEGLGNAERAMRRAEGALDGGDSAGAIGPQTDALQALQDAIQGIGNEMARRFGADPGQIGQMPQGERGINRDPFGREPRGAMGASAGGDVQVPDRGERLRAREILDELRRRAGERDRPMLERDYIDRLLKMF